The sequence ATTAGAGGTTAACCAACAACAATTACAAAGATGATGATCAAAGATAGTGACTTGAAGTGATGAACAAAAACGGTAATTGAAAGTGGGTCGAGATGAACAAAAGCGATAATTGAAAGTGGGTCGATGATAAGTTGTGGCTGGAATTTCTTATACAAATTTTGGACAAATTAATCATtaaattctttattttaaatttttacgCTTATTTTGCAAAAAGTCATTTTTATCGAATAACTAAACAAGTGTTGGCATATGATTTGTTTTTCCAATTTAACCCTGTGATAAATGCACTTCAAACATATCGTGTAGAAGTTGAGTTGCTCACAATTTCATAAACGAATGGAAGAACAACTTAATCCGTCTACAATTTGGAAGTTTACAATGAGTATAGATTATTAAACCTTAATTTTATTAGAATATTGATTTTTATAGAAATTTTGGAAATCATTAACATTATGTTTGGTTATATTGACGAGTAAATGCACTAGAGGTTATAAGAAGCAAAAATTGGGTCTGGTAAAAGATGGACTCGATTTCTTAAGATCAAAACTAATCATTactgtttcttttttctctctctcatcAAATGCGATGTGCAGTTGGTTGGGTTAAAGGTAAGCAATGGGCATCTTTAGGTTGGCTAATGTATTTTGGTGAATGAGTAATGAAATTAGAAGCTCTATAGTATCACAAACTTATCCCCGCTTGGGTAAACAttagaaacgaaaaaaaaaaattataaccaatctaaattaataatataaaaaatataaaaaattagtAAAACCCAATTCAAGACAACACTCTAATCTAAATACACGTTTCAGAAATTCGGTCAACCCAATCGCACTCTCCAAACAGAAACTTCAACATTTCTAGTAATTTTGATTCCAAACCCCATATTATTATTCATTCGCCCCTGAATCATTTGTCTTCTCATCCATCACATGGATGGCTTCTATTGTGGCCCTTTTATCCTTCCTCAACAATGATTCTATCAGTTCAAGAAGTATCTGAAGAGTTTTCTTCAATTCTTCATGCCACTCTCTCCCTCCAACGTCCTTGATTTCCTTCACTAAGGTTTAAATTTCAAAGAAACGAGGGTCACAATTCACCGCCGAGATTTAGCCTTTCAAGTTACACTTTAACCACTTGTCCAACTTAAAGGGTGATGTTATATGATGATATATCCTATAAGAACTTTTGCCAATCTGAACATAGGTTAGTGAATAAACGTCAATTATTTATCTCAAAGGTCTGAATTGAACCCAAACAATCCATCTATTACATCTGATTGCTTTCAACATCTTGGTAACTTTCATTCTCGTTTTTTGGAGGCTCGACACCAAGAGGAACAACAAAAAAAGGTTCTATACGCTGAAAAATATGAAGTTCATTATAGTAAACACGACCATAACTCAGTGGTAGAAACATCTATGAAGATTGGAAATTTAACCTCCCCCACTTGTGATACTAAATAAAACAGACTTTATAAACTGGTCACTCATTCAGCCTTCTTCAGTCTAGACTAGTCTAGTCAAAATATCTGAAAAAAGAGGAGAGCATCTCACAATATACAAAAATTGAAATCTCACCAATGATGCAAATCCCCAGAGGAGAGCATCTCGCAATATACAAAAATTGAAATCTCACCAATGATGCAAatactccccccccccccccccccccccccccacattGTGAAGAAGAAATCCTAATACATAACCAAGATTTCTTCATCACTGTCAGAATGAGATGATAGATGATATAGCTGCCACAAGCATAATCTACATCATACATTACCGTGTCATCCAATGAAATTAAGCACAAAATAGTAGATTAACAGCTTAATGCCCCTCAGCCATAGGAACTTGCAAATGGAAGCTATCCTTTTATGTGAAGAAGAAAACGTACAAAACATCAAGAAGCATTTCTAAGTTAACCTTAACAAATTGCAACatatgaaagaaaaatatttgaacACTTGTTCTCCCGAAATAAAAGGCCATGGGGGGAAAGAGTAACAAGCAAAGGCTCAAACAAACAAACTTCATATTCATCACCAGATTTCTAGGCAACTTTATCAAATAATCCACCCTGCTAAATAATTGTGTcattatataaagaaaaagcAACAAAAAAAACCCTGATATGAATGACCAATATCTGCCCATCACTCTGAAATGCATTACCATATGTAGATGATCACCACATTATCAGAGCAAACAAGACTGCTAGAAGGATGAAATGCAACTAATAAAGAACAAATCAGTTGAAAAACTACCAAAGTAAAATGCAACAGAATAGTTTTTCAAGATCATTATGCGTAGGGGTGCTGTTCTGAAAAGAACATATTTCTCCCACTTGAAGCtactattttctattttctgaTACTCTGCAGAAATAAACAATAGTCATGGCAATATGACAACAAAATGTTGAGACCACTTTAAATTAAAAACGGACTACTAACTTACAATGGCACAACAGACGAGTATATGATTCATTTCTCCAAATCCCTTAATGGTTCACCTTTTTTCATTGATCAAAAGCAAAGAAATCATGTAAGTTTTCAACTATTTCATTTAGACGAAAAATGGGTAAAACAGAAAACAGTGAAATTTCAATTTGCTTATTGATACAACTCTGTTGCACGTTTAATAATTGAAACATCGTGAAAATGTCCACAACTAGAACTCAAATTTGAGAAAAACAaagcaaaagagaaaaagaaaaaaccctaaaccGCACAATCTTATTTCTTATAACGAGCTACCTCGCCATCATTGGGGAAGAATCCCATAAGCCGACCCGCCGAGTTCTGATAAGCGTACATGAAGCCTCCCATCAGGCCAATTAGACCACCGGTCACCATTGATGGGCCCCTAATCCCGGGCTTAATCCCTAAAACGCAGAGACAGGGGAAGAGATTTTCCAGATGGTGCAACAAAATggaagataaaaaaagaaaaaaaaaaggaaaggaagaaagaaatgaTACCAGAAAGATAACCGACGGTGACGGAAACGCCGGTGATGGTGACGAAACGGAGGTAATCGAGAGTGTCGAAATTGCCGACAACTTTAGTGAATGGAGGGTTCCGATCTATTACCGGGTACTCTGGCTTGGTCGACGCTGTAATGTCGGTGTTCATCTTGTCTTCTCGGGAGCTAAAGCTTGCTGATCTCGGccgctctctctctctctctctctctctctatctctctctaaAACTCGCTTGGGCGACTCGTTGAGGTTGAAGACGATCAAGTGAGTGGGTACTGAGCTGACTGATGAATGGGCATTTCATGGGCTGGGCCCAAAGTAGTTGGGTCAACCTGACGGCCCATTTTAAAAATGTTTGGAtgattttttgaaaaagatagaTAAGGAATTGACCTATATGCCACAAATATTTCACAAATGTACTCTTTAATTTGTATCAATGTTTTTACCACCTGCAATGCACGtgtggtttttttaaaaatatataaaggtTTTAATGACAAATTTTCTAAAGAAGTAGtgaaatattgaaactatttaaaCAAAATTCATCAAACTTATTGGACCTTaaaatttttgctatattttaaaaattgtttcaTCCTTTTAGTATCCACTAAAAATTTTCTTGGATAATTTAGATAAGATACTATTTATTAgattattctaaaatttaataaagattaatgtaaatattattttgatgcatttaaattaaacaattattttaaattttatttaaaaaattttaaacataACATTAGAGGGATGCttatactttattttttatCAACGGACGATTGTAATTAATGTAAATGGATATAATGAAAAACTCAAACCAAATAAATGTTTCTTTTTATATAATACTATTGTAAATTGCAGTTAGAGAAGAGAAGATAGTAATTAAATTAACATTTTCTTGAAAGTAATTAATGTAATTTTAAATGAATAGTAAGTAGTTAATGAATAACTCTACAAGTTGGTTTGATATACAATTCTAAAGTTTGTTTGATAATTTAATTTGcgttattttcatttatttagttcttacattatataaaataagaaaattaatatttattttttttatgttttgaaggaggaaaaatatcttttttattaattattacaataaaaaaaatatataacaaataaaaatttaaaaattatcatacatcaaacaacaaaaaaaaataatgaaattttttttacataaaacAATCAAGATACATAGTTTGGATGACATAGTTTGGTGATGTTGGACGGTGAGCATAGTTGCAAAACTACACAAATAGTAGAGCTTCTACCAAACTAGCGTGTAATCAATATGATGTGCACGAAAAAGAAtgaagttaaaaaataaaagtcgaaaaataaaaagagtgtGATAATAGAGGATATTTGGTAAAAGTGTCGGTGAAAAAATGAtggagcaaacatattaataaGAAGGGtcattttataaatttaaaatttgttgtGGGGTAAAGAAGTCCACAAATGATTCTTTTTCTTAGCCCCTTTTTAAGGtaatatagatatagatatagattTCACCTCAATGCTTCAACTTCCGGTTGTTgaacttagaaaaaaaaaaactagattTTGATTTTAACCTTAGTACACTTTCTCTCatattaaattttcatattattttataattaagatattaagaaaaatcaaaacaaatttAGGAATGAATTCTTTTGTTGGATAATCATTAAGTAtgataacttgtatttctacgaattattctatctaaaagtTAGGATATTTAGGTGTTCTAAAAGAACAATAAGGAAAAATGTATATAGATTAGATTGACACCAAAGTGAATTTTTGTGTAAGGATGGGTCAAAGTTGAGTGATTCTATTGTTATTACATTTGTAGAAAGAGTTGAAGTTGAGAGGTTGGGTTGTTATGGCATAGTTTGATTAGTGAGTGTGTATTTGAGGGAGAAGAGGGGTTATAGAATGGTATTTTTTATGGGGGTTATGGAATGGGGTAGGTTGATCAGGGAGTGAGTTTGTTGGGTTGTTATGGAATGAaaagttgatcatggagttaGTTTGATCATTGTTAATGAAAAAGTTTTGGTTTTTGACATccatttttgtttatttgaagTTTAAACAATGTATTTTACTTCATGTGATTGTAAGTATGGACTTGTTCAAAGATGATGTCTGGCGATACGAGATGATGTccttttttatgtatatattacTTCGAACGCATATTGTAAACCATGCAAACATGTTCTAATGTTCTATGCAaactctccttttttttttccttttatgaaaTATGTTCTATAAAATCAAACTTTCTTATTTCAATGTAGTTATTAATTCATAACGTTTTGTTAgacaattttattaaattttagatcgaatcgaaactaaaaaagaaatacCACAAGttacacaaaaaaaattaaaataataattggtaaaaaaataaaaattaacaaTTTCAGACGTACATTGTCGGAGTTAAAGCTCCAGTATAATTCCCAACGCTTTCACTTACGCATCGAACGTTGTGACTCTTCCCGACACATGAATGTGTCGTTGAGAATGGATCACTCCTGATGCCGAGATGATGCATCAAAATTTAACTCCCAACGTCATACTAATGGCGTGTTGGGAGTGATCAATTCTCGGTATCCTGCATTCTCGACGTTGGAAATGATAGAAATAAAACATGCGTAGCGAAAATAGGATCCAAATTATACCCTAATTGCATTTGAAAGACTAGAAACCCTAAACTGTAAAAACTTTGCAATTAGGGTTTTTAAGAAAGCACTTACATTTGAAGCTCTTATTGAGGTTTGAACTACCACTGAGGTTGACCCACAATCCTCTAGACGAAGAAttgggttgtgggacccgaAGGAAGAAAGATTAGAGTGAGAGATTGATGGAAATTATAAAATAGTAATATGGATAGGTTTTggtaatttttattattttaggtaaaaaaaacaatgtcgcaaaaagttttttaaaaaatgaaaaaaccaTCCTTTTATAAatcaattacatgcaaaaattgCATGTTATTGAACCACTAAAGCCCAACACCTCACAATCCTCACAATCCAGTaatgagtgaattccgtcttgcaccttatgttcccaactatccaccagatcttacccctgaaatggaaggcttattaggccaacgctaatgagttgccttcacctatgtaaatctaaggataatctcgtgtgaacaagagttcataattagctcaagattaacattaagttacctaggttatcaataattgaaatagtcagttttaaatagtaaacggtgttataatgtaaaagtgactatttcatggtttagtCTTATGTAAATCCTTTATATAGGATGCcctcactttcatgtctctatatgaatgatttaggattacctcgtttgtactaactacaaagcggacTGCAACCATAGTTTCTCTggataaggcacccaacctttattcatacattatagactatttaggctatttactcgaacttaatccatgtttatgtctctacataaagttcaagtttactcaaaatagtctcgagatcttagtttattggatttaagattatagtattcaatttcttaataacgactttattaaataaaaatatgattactaactacgagttttaggacataagtTTAAACAGGAAATTCCTTTCCCAATGTGGTTTTTCTGACCACGTCTCCGACGATCGTTTAGTCTTCGGGGTATTTTTGCATATATCCTGACAACTTTATGCGTCGAGAGATCCCTCATTTCTTATAGTGGCAAGAGGTATCCTGATATGTGCCCACGAAGTGAGGCGTAGAGCTGTGTCACACGACCAAGAGCACATGCTTGATTTAGGATTTTGGGATTTAGTGTTATGGATTCGGTGTGTGTTCTAGTATATCTATATTCTTTACGCGACGAGTCATGGTCATTGCATGCGAGATGCTCACTATGTCTCTGTTCATCACATAACTACTAAATCCTCATTGAGTAtaagtttttcttttgcttCCCCAAGTGTAAGTGAAATAATAGGTTTCCTAGGTAATCCAGGATCAAACatagggaattgatatcaaacaTCATTTCTAAGGCTTACTCTTTCATCTAGGTGGTATACAGTGCAAAATAAATGTGCGTCTAAGCTAAATCtactatctacactagagatttTATAAAATGTGGCAGAATGGTGGAGGGATGAaaatgtgaactaacttgtattaagaaAGAGTGAAGGAAAAACTTCATGCTGCAAGTGATCATTAAATTACGCGATGAGCCATGATGCGATAGAGATTAGTTAATGAGCTTTTGATTAAGGCGAGTACCTGTCAGTGCCTTAAACGCCACACTTGCTCGCCTCTCGTGATGCAAATGACTGAACTTCATTAAGCAATATATATCTAGTAGTTGTTGCTTATAAGACTTATAgtacttctcttttaagggtgacaacctttCGGAGCCAAgtacccacacttgttctcttTTTGGGACATAAATGTTCAAAGTTATCTCGTTAAGGTaaagtttgtctccaaactcctccttgcgCGTCTTAGCcatgtccttgctacttactctctcgagtagttggaGACAAGCGGCGACCATGCAATGAAATATAACTCAGCTAATGCGATAGATCTTATAAGCTTTGAACTACTTATTAAGAACTTATcacaaacataaacataaatccaataaactaagatctcGAGGGCCTGTGCGCTCACGTGTGCTGTTTGCCACCCATGTCTAGTAGTCAGCCTTGTCATGACACTAGTTTGGGCAGTTTTGGTGTTTTTTAGATTTTTGGGTTGAGTTTTGATGTTTtctagttttaaaaattaaaatgagtttaaattCTCTAACTTTAGGACAAGTAGAGATTGATCAAATTTATAGGCCAAGGAATTAGCTACCATCTATGAGTgacaaaaatgaatttaattaaaattgatttctaAGTTAAACATGATTTATACTACGTTTATGTTTAAAGCATGCTTTGATCAGTTGAAATACTTGAAAAATATACTTGATTTATAGAATTGATCATTTCCAAAGCATgagtttcaagtttagaaaaattTGGAAGCATAAATTTGACTGATAAGTTTACGGATGAGAACAAGTTGTAAGCTAAGTTTTAGAAACAATAATAGGAttaggaaaaaaattatttgatgaatcaataataataagttcAAAGAAGAAAGTATATATATAGTGAGTGGGAACTACAACATAGAAATATTCATACAAAAATGAGGTATTTTTAAAGACGCTCGTTTAATTTTCAATATACCGAAGTACTTTTTATTGAACCATAAACTTTCGTACCTTGCATTCCAACAACACACACTATATATATTCAAAAGATATATAATAACCCTAGAAGTTAATTATTAAGATTACCATAAGTAACTCCACCATAGTTTATGACCTTATTAACCCCATGGCACTTAATACCCAAAGAACTGGAACAAACATTAGGAACATTGACTACAGCATTATTCACAACAAAATGGCCTCTTCCATTGTTATGGATTCTGATCATCCTATTATGGTAACCCGAAGGAACAATGGAACCTGTCGGAAATCGAATCAAATCACTGAATTGAAGCGGCATGACAATCAAATGGCTGAGCACGAATGCCTCGAGATGGTTGACAGCGATGGAGATATTGGAGAGCTGAGAGTCTTGTGGGATGAAGAAGGTGATTTCTTTTAGGGTTAACTGAGTAGTGATGTTGAGCATTTGGAGAAGGATGGCAAAGCCATAAAAGGATTGGGCCTTCATGTCTTCAATGGCAGCTTGGAGATCTGTTTTGTTTGAGGT comes from Cucumis melo cultivar AY chromosome 12, USDA_Cmelo_AY_1.0, whole genome shotgun sequence and encodes:
- the LOC103501718 gene encoding NADH-ubiquinone oxidoreductase 20.9 kDa subunit, encoding MNTDITASTKPEYPVIDRNPPFTKVVGNFDTLDYLRFVTITGVSVTVGYLSGIKPGIRGPSMVTGGLIGLMGGFMYAYQNSAGRLMGFFPNDGEVARYKK
- the LOC103501717 gene encoding FAS1 domain-containing protein SELMODRAFT_448915 produces the protein MGIIIPRIYVLVSLLFLINVSSSQTSNKTDLQAAIEDMKAQSFYGFAILLQMLNITTQLTLKEITFFIPQDSQLSNISIAVNHLEAFVLSHLIVMPLQFSDLIRFPTGSIVPSGYHNRMIRIHNNGRGHFVVNNAVVNVPNVCSSSLGIKCHGVNKVINYGGVTYGNLNN